A stretch of Carassius auratus strain Wakin unplaced genomic scaffold, ASM336829v1 scaf_tig00002602, whole genome shotgun sequence DNA encodes these proteins:
- the LOC113069970 gene encoding transcriptional and immune response regulator-like — protein sequence MSTDMYSESRRVCPSIHGSKFDTANRKRAVANIFESVNQDALMRLFQKTGDMKAEERVRSIFSFTHDPEETAKALMALKQRKKDKFLRIAGMVRHFLKLR from the coding sequence ATGTCGACCGACATGTACTCAGAATCTCGCCGGGTCTGCCCTTCTATCCACGGCAGCAAGTTTGACACGGCGAACCGCAAGCGGGCGGTTGCGAACATCTTCGAGAGCGTCAACCAGGACGCGCTTATGAGACTCTTCCAGAAAACTGGTGACATGAAAGCCGAGGAGAGAGTGAGAAGCATCTTCTCCTTCACGCACGACCCCGAAGAGACGGCCAAAGCTCTGATGGCCCTCAAGCAGAGGAAGAAAGACAAGTTCCTGCGGATCGCCGGGATGGTGCGACACTTTCTGAAGCTGCGTTGA